Part of the Candidatus Nanoarchaeia archaeon genome, TACTCCAATAAAAACAATATCCATGTTGGAATGCTCAATAAGAGTCTTTGCAATTTCAGCGAATCTCTCAGCTTTCCATCTCCTTTCAGGGACAGCAGGCCCAGAGCCAGGGCAGATGCCAACAATCTTCTTGGTTATGCGGTTCCTTGCTATGAATGCTTTGACAAATGAGACAGATTCTTCCGAAGTTGCGATCCTCACGAGGCTGTCATCAACATCTCCATTTCCCAACGGCTTGACAAACTCCAGATTATTCAGCAATGCGTGTTTCTCTGGGTCAAATATGACACTTTGTGAATAAAGCCTGGCCCTCCTCTTCAGATTCCCAAAGCCGATCCGGAAGGGAGCGGCGACATATGAAAATATGCATGAGATCATCAGCCAGTGCTCGAAATCAAGGCAGAGGTCAAATTTGCCCACTATTGCCCGAAAGCATCTGAAAAGGCTCTTCATGTCCAGATCAACAAAAATGAGATTATCAATATCGGGGTTTGAATAGAACAAGTCCTTATTCTTCTCTGGAGCCAATACCGTTATCCTGCTTCCCGGGATTCTTTTTTTTATCTCACGAATGCATGGCAGGACATAGATGTTTGATCCAATGCCCCAGAACATAATCACCAGGATACGAGGATATTCAGGTATCTTGGCTTTCCTTCTTGGGATCTTTGCAAGAATGGAAGTAAGGAAGCTCCCCACATACCTGTCTATACGTTTAATCATATCATAGCGCATTTGCCTGCAGAACTAGCCTGGTCTTTTAAATCTTATTTCTTTTGAGGTTCAGTAGCAAGTCAATCGGCAGTGGCTTGCAAGCGAGCAAGGCGAGCTTGCTCGCTAGCCACCGGCTCGCTTGTGCCTGCAGCTGCGATTGCTGACATCCCCGAAGGTGCTAAAAAGAGCCATGCTCTTTTGGCACACCAAAACGCCCGATGGCGTTTTGATTGAGGCAACCCTCTGTCAGCCCAGCTTATGATTGTGAGGAAGCTCGCTGAAAGGGTGCCAGACTTGCTACTGAGCCTTCTTTTGGACGCTTTCAAATGCAGTTTTTCTTACAATCTCCTCAAGCTTCCTCTGGTTTTGGCGAACCAAGGCATAGGTATAAAACAGGGATCCTATGAGGAACATGAAGCCTGCAATGATATAAAAATCAAGCGGCCGCTGGAGCGCAATGATGTCTACAACAAAGCCGCTGAGGGCTGTTGGGAAGAGTGTGATAAGAATAAAAAATATCCATAAGAACATCCAGGCAAGGTACTCTTTATTGGTAAAATGGCTGCGCTTTTTGTTAAGAAATGCCAAGTACATCATGAACATTGCGAACAACACGCCAAGTATCTGGACTCCGAGCATAGCCTTCAGGCTTTTGTGGAATTTTTTAAATGTATCGGTTAGAACAACTACTGTGCTATCCTGAAAGTATTTCCCTTCGATAGCTTAA contains:
- a CDS encoding glycosyltransferase family 9 protein, producing the protein MRYDMIKRIDRYVGSFLTSILAKIPRRKAKIPEYPRILVIMFWGIGSNIYVLPCIREIKKRIPGSRITVLAPEKNKDLFYSNPDIDNLIFVDLDMKSLFRCFRAIVGKFDLCLDFEHWLMISCIFSYVAAPFRIGFGNLKRRARLYSQSVIFDPEKHALLNNLEFVKPLGNGDVDDSLVRIATSEESVSFVKAFIARNRITKKIVGICPGSGPAVPERRWKAERFAEIAKTLIEHSNMDIVFIGVKEEQALIESIQKTIPHTTWHTCGFKLGQTIAFVDQCSLIISNDTGPVHLGASQAIPTIGLYGPESPVIFGPYGPRSISLFKPAPGYPFIKIYEGSYKRPYPGIDCMKDISVDDVMGAVGKFLGKN
- a CDS encoding DUF2304 family protein, with amino-acid sequence MLGVQILGVLFAMFMMYLAFLNKKRSHFTNKEYLAWMFLWIFFILITLFPTALSGFVVDIIALQRPLDFYIIAGFMFLIGSLFYTYALVRQNQRKLEEIVRKTAFESVQKKAQ